The following are from one region of the Phormidium sp. PBR-2020 genome:
- a CDS encoding response regulator produces the protein MTPSMRPVLLVEDNPDDEQLTLRSLRKSNIANPVLIARNGEEALTVLSELKLLPAVILLDLKLPKLDGFEVLRQIRTSPKLKTLPVVILTSSSEDRDIIEGYDSGANSYVRKPVDFQQFVAAVSQLGLYWTLVNNSPP, from the coding sequence ATGACCCCATCGATGCGCCCCGTTCTCCTAGTCGAAGATAACCCCGATGATGAGCAGTTGACCTTACGCTCTCTACGGAAATCGAACATTGCCAATCCGGTTTTGATTGCCCGGAATGGAGAAGAAGCCTTAACGGTTCTCTCTGAACTCAAGCTATTACCCGCCGTCATTCTACTCGATTTAAAGTTACCCAAATTAGACGGGTTTGAAGTGCTGCGACAGATTCGTACTAGCCCAAAATTAAAAACCTTACCCGTTGTTATTTTAACCTCATCAAGTGAAGATCGAGATATCATCGAGGGCTATGATTCTGGGGCCAATAGTTATGTGCGTAAACCTGTGGATTTCCAGCAATTTGTTGCAGCGGTTTCTCAATTAGGGTTATATTGGACTCTCGTCAATAATTCGCCTCCTTAA
- a CDS encoding DNA-binding protein, with protein MTSITIDLSDSQFQKLQKLAQTHGITTDVLWKASLDDWLNVQQDNFDNAADYVLAKNAQLYRCLA; from the coding sequence ATGACTTCTATCACGATTGACTTGTCAGACAGCCAATTCCAAAAGCTACAGAAGTTAGCACAGACCCATGGTATTACCACTGACGTGCTTTGGAAGGCAAGCCTAGACGATTGGCTCAATGTACAACAAGATAATTTTGATAATGCAGCGGACTATGTGCTGGCAAAAAATGCTCAGTTGTATCGATGTTTGGCATGA
- the larE gene encoding ATP-dependent sacrificial sulfur transferase LarE, translated as MVMQKLDRLQDVFQHMDRALIAYSGGIDSTLVAKVAYDILGDRALAITAVSPSLLPEDLEDARIQAASIGIAHEEVYTQEMENPDYTSNPVNRCYFCKSELHDTLKPLALQRGYPYVVDGVNADDLQDYRPGIQAAKERGARSPLAEIGVSKAEVRQLSQHLGLPWWDKPSQPCLSSRFPYGEEITVEKLRRVGRAEVYLRQLGWQNLRVRSQGDTARIELPPELIQDFVLQSDLAQVVTKLQELGFLFVTLDLEGYQSGKLNRVLEREAVTI; from the coding sequence ATGGTAATGCAAAAACTCGATCGCCTTCAAGACGTATTTCAACATATGGATCGGGCCTTAATTGCCTATTCCGGTGGGATTGACTCCACGCTCGTGGCCAAAGTCGCCTATGACATCCTCGGCGATCGCGCCCTCGCCATCACCGCCGTCTCCCCCTCCCTTCTCCCGGAAGATCTCGAAGATGCCCGGATTCAAGCGGCCAGCATCGGTATCGCCCATGAAGAAGTCTACACCCAGGAGATGGAGAACCCCGACTACACCAGCAACCCCGTCAATCGTTGCTACTTCTGCAAGAGTGAACTCCATGATACCCTCAAACCCCTAGCCCTCCAACGGGGCTATCCCTACGTCGTCGATGGGGTTAACGCCGATGACTTGCAAGATTATCGCCCCGGAATCCAAGCCGCCAAAGAACGGGGTGCGCGATCGCCCCTCGCGGAAATCGGAGTCAGTAAAGCTGAAGTCCGTCAACTCTCCCAACATCTGGGACTTCCCTGGTGGGATAAACCCTCTCAACCTTGTCTCTCCTCCCGTTTCCCCTATGGCGAAGAAATCACCGTCGAGAAACTGCGGCGGGTGGGACGGGCCGAAGTCTATCTGCGACAACTCGGCTGGCAAAACCTGCGCGTCCGTTCCCAAGGGGATACCGCTCGCATCGAACTTCCCCCAGAGTTGATTCAAGACTTTGTTCTCCAGAGTGACTTAGCCCAAGTGGTGACGAAACTGCAAGAATTGGGATTCCTCTTTGTCACCCTGGATCTCGAAGGCTATCAAAGTGGCAAACTCAATCGCGTCTTAGAACGTGAAGCCGTGACCATTTAG
- a CDS encoding ABC transporter ATP-binding protein, with protein sequence MVSLLELDRLTFGYEADNTLLKDVSLTLSRGESVGIVGDNGSGKSTIIKLLLGLHHPIDGDVKLFNKKVTWNNHYPGLSYIGDPSYNPGELGLPTGFLVSEVMDTFKLIWETNGISCSDSLEDCLEIQSFRNTRVSQLSKGQRMRLMAFLALSKPTDLLLADEATEGLDRDGKSAVLSAVKEAARKQKFGILWISHRRDEVALIAQKVYELKNGSLKQQKMTRFNCQITTNHGSSKGENKSKNRKLCREGVFQALGEILTDASVLDFTIQGGQDLEE encoded by the coding sequence ATGGTTTCTTTGCTAGAGCTAGACAGGTTAACTTTTGGTTATGAAGCTGACAACACTCTCTTAAAAGACGTATCCCTAACCTTGAGCCGGGGTGAGTCAGTGGGGATTGTGGGGGACAATGGGAGTGGTAAATCAACCATCATTAAACTTTTACTTGGACTGCATCATCCCATAGATGGAGATGTGAAGCTTTTTAATAAAAAAGTAACCTGGAACAACCACTATCCTGGTTTGTCTTATATTGGTGATCCGTCATACAATCCGGGTGAATTGGGATTGCCAACAGGTTTTTTAGTATCCGAGGTCATGGATACATTCAAGCTAATATGGGAGACAAATGGAATCTCTTGTTCTGATTCTTTGGAAGATTGTCTTGAAATACAATCTTTTCGTAATACTAGGGTTAGCCAGTTGTCAAAGGGACAGCGCATGAGGCTTATGGCTTTTTTGGCATTATCAAAACCAACTGACTTGCTTCTGGCAGACGAGGCAACCGAAGGACTAGATAGAGATGGTAAATCTGCCGTGCTTTCAGCAGTTAAAGAGGCAGCAAGAAAGCAAAAGTTTGGAATTTTGTGGATTTCCCATCGGCGTGACGAGGTTGCTTTGATTGCCCAAAAGGTTTATGAGTTAAAAAATGGTAGTTTGAAGCAACAGAAGATGACAAGATTCAATTGTCAAATTACTACTAATCATGGTTCTAGCAAAGGTGAAAATAAATCTAAAAATCGCAAGCTTTGTAGGGAAGGAGTTTTTCAAGCTTTAGGTGAAATTTTGACGGATGCGTCAGTCTTAGATTTTACGATACAGGGGGGACAGGATCTTGAAGAATAA
- a CDS encoding cobalt-precorrin-5B (C(1))-methyltransferase has protein sequence MQNSGYTLPVFAIAAAKAALLHLQQRQSPQTVEC, from the coding sequence ATGCAAAATTCCGGTTACACCCTCCCAGTGTTTGCTATTGCAGCCGCCAAAGCCGCCTTACTGCATCTGCAACAGCGCCAGTCTCCCCAAACCGTCGAATGTTAA
- a CDS encoding response regulator, which produces MMDNVLKFILIEDSDDDVMLLTRALKREGFELDYQQVQTAETFRQALQDSSWDLIISDYHLPGFEAPEALQILKESDLDLPFIVVSGTIGEKTAVGIVKAGANDYIMKGNLTRLAEAIRREIREGQIRVERRKSEKALWKSEARNRAILAAIPDLMFRVKPDGMYRAVVSNEPTVKQPADPLNRQGQTLEAVLPEHLAQQTRRVIQQALDTGELQVFEQSFTIESELVEEEVRVIKNGPEEVLLMVRDIRDRQAALRERQRSQEHLHRLNQQLEGTVNKRTKQLRKREAQLQELSNRLTMALESASIGCWEANIRDGSCIWDQRVYEIYGIEPGTLVDYPMWLQSVHPDDRPMLERETQLMLEKDEDSHLEFRICLPDGTVRTLKSSARVRRDEAGEPLSLVGINLDITDRKRSELALKESEEKFRQLAEAIDAVFWIVDLTSGSHVYVSPAYERIWGYPIEELHENPNAWLDHLHPEDRPRLEATPAEEILDEYNEEYRIIRSDGEVRWIRDRAFAIKNEQGQVYRVAGIAEDISDRKQTEAQLQQSNEQLLRATRLKDEFLASMSHELRTPLNAILGMTEALQEDVFGSVSDSQRQALQTIDSSGGHLLALINDILDVAKIESGQIELNLSATAIAPLCEASLKFIKQQAINKKIELQLDLSPTLPDLLLDERRMRQVLINLLNNAVKFTPEGGRICLKVEALFAEDAPSETAPITGVRWSVEDTGIGIAPENLPKLFQPFIQIDSALNRQFEGTGLGLSLVKRLVELHGGEVGVSSQLGIGSCFTVMLPVTTPSRSQVLSPSPSLQEVEPEPEPQSSPLILLAEDNLANIQTLSSYLTAKGYELILAKDGTEAIDQAQEQQPDLILMDIQMPGMDGLEAMERIRQEPWGADVPIIALTALAMESDQQRCLQAGADDYLSKPVKLKHLVTRIEELLNRSSIRV; this is translated from the coding sequence ATGATGGACAACGTTCTTAAATTTATCTTAATTGAAGATTCAGATGATGATGTAATGTTACTGACTCGTGCCTTGAAACGAGAAGGTTTTGAACTGGACTATCAACAAGTCCAAACCGCTGAGACATTCCGACAAGCCTTACAAGATTCGTCCTGGGATTTGATTATTTCGGATTATCATCTGCCGGGATTTGAAGCCCCCGAAGCCCTGCAAATCCTCAAGGAATCTGACTTAGATCTTCCCTTTATTGTCGTCTCTGGAACCATTGGCGAAAAAACTGCTGTGGGTATTGTGAAAGCAGGGGCCAATGATTACATCATGAAGGGCAATTTGACTCGCTTGGCGGAGGCGATTCGCCGCGAAATTCGTGAGGGACAAATTCGAGTTGAACGTCGCAAATCCGAGAAAGCACTCTGGAAAAGTGAGGCGAGAAATCGTGCTATTTTAGCGGCTATTCCTGATTTAATGTTTCGGGTAAAACCTGATGGAATGTATCGAGCCGTCGTCAGCAATGAGCCGACCGTAAAACAGCCCGCAGACCCCCTAAACCGACAAGGACAGACCCTTGAGGCTGTGTTACCTGAGCATTTAGCGCAACAGACCCGCAGAGTGATTCAGCAGGCCTTAGATACCGGGGAATTACAGGTTTTTGAACAAAGTTTTACAATCGAGTCAGAACTGGTAGAGGAAGAGGTACGGGTCATAAAAAATGGTCCCGAGGAAGTTTTGTTGATGGTTCGGGATATTCGCGATCGCCAAGCCGCCTTACGGGAACGCCAACGCAGTCAAGAACACCTGCATCGCCTCAACCAACAGCTCGAAGGAACCGTCAATAAACGTACCAAACAGTTACGAAAGCGAGAAGCTCAGTTGCAGGAGCTGTCCAATCGCTTAACCATGGCCCTCGAATCCGCTTCAATTGGCTGTTGGGAAGCAAATATTAGGGATGGCTCCTGCATTTGGGATCAGCGAGTATATGAGATCTACGGGATTGAACCCGGAACCCTCGTTGACTACCCGATGTGGCTTCAATCGGTTCATCCCGACGATCGCCCCATGTTAGAACGGGAAACCCAATTGATGTTAGAGAAAGATGAGGATAGCCACCTGGAGTTCCGCATTTGTTTACCGGATGGCACCGTTCGCACCCTAAAAAGCTCGGCTCGGGTACGACGAGATGAGGCGGGGGAACCGTTGAGTCTGGTGGGGATTAACTTAGATATCACCGATCGCAAACGCTCGGAATTAGCCCTAAAAGAGAGTGAAGAAAAGTTCCGACAACTGGCCGAAGCCATTGATGCGGTGTTCTGGATTGTCGATCTCACGAGTGGTTCTCACGTCTATGTCAGTCCCGCCTATGAACGCATCTGGGGATATCCCATTGAGGAACTTCATGAAAACCCCAACGCTTGGCTAGACCATCTGCACCCAGAGGATCGTCCTCGCCTTGAAGCGACTCCAGCCGAAGAGATTTTAGATGAGTATAACGAAGAGTACCGCATTATACGTTCTGATGGAGAAGTTCGCTGGATTCGCGATCGCGCCTTTGCCATCAAAAACGAACAAGGACAGGTGTATCGCGTCGCCGGTATCGCCGAGGACATCAGCGATCGCAAACAAACCGAGGCGCAACTGCAACAAAGCAACGAACAACTGCTGCGGGCCACGCGCCTCAAAGACGAGTTTCTGGCCAGCATGAGTCATGAACTACGCACCCCCCTCAACGCCATTTTAGGCATGACCGAAGCCCTCCAGGAAGACGTTTTCGGTTCCGTCAGCGACTCCCAACGCCAAGCGTTACAAACCATCGACAGCAGTGGCGGTCATCTGTTGGCCTTAATTAACGACATCTTAGATGTGGCCAAAATTGAATCGGGTCAAATTGAACTGAATCTCTCCGCCACGGCGATCGCTCCCCTGTGTGAAGCAAGTCTCAAGTTTATTAAACAACAGGCCATCAACAAAAAAATTGAGCTTCAACTCGACCTCTCTCCGACACTCCCGGATCTCCTCCTCGATGAACGGAGAATGCGTCAAGTCCTGATCAACTTACTCAATAATGCGGTTAAATTCACCCCGGAGGGAGGGCGCATTTGTCTGAAGGTTGAAGCCCTATTTGCCGAGGACGCTCCCTCGGAAACCGCCCCCATCACGGGAGTCCGTTGGTCTGTCGAAGATACTGGGATTGGTATTGCGCCCGAGAATCTCCCCAAACTCTTTCAACCCTTTATTCAAATTGACAGTGCCTTAAATCGTCAGTTTGAAGGAACCGGATTGGGACTGTCTCTGGTTAAGCGCCTGGTGGAACTTCATGGTGGTGAGGTGGGGGTTAGCAGCCAACTGGGTATTGGCAGTTGTTTCACGGTGATGCTTCCTGTAACCACTCCCAGCCGCTCCCAAGTCCTCAGCCCATCTCCCAGCTTGCAGGAGGTAGAACCTGAACCTGAACCCCAATCCTCTCCCTTAATTTTATTGGCTGAAGATAACTTAGCAAATATCCAAACCTTATCGAGTTATTTAACCGCCAAAGGCTATGAACTCATTTTAGCTAAAGATGGTACTGAGGCGATTGATCAGGCGCAAGAGCAACAGCCTGATTTGATTCTTATGGATATTCAAATGCCGGGGATGGATGGCTTAGAAGCCATGGAGCGGATTCGTCAAGAACCCTGGGGGGCTGATGTTCCCATCATTGCCCTAACCGCTCTAGCCATGGAATCGG
- the rpiA gene encoding ribose-5-phosphate isomerase RpiA, with product MSDDAVTLMKQQVGKAAADRVQSGTIVGLGTGSTTAYAIQYIGERLQKGELKDIKGIPTSFQASVLAKKYGIPLTSLDEVDRIDVAIDGADEVDPQKQLIKGGGAAHTREKIVDSLAEQFIVVVDSSKLVEKLGLSFLLPVEVIPMAMTPVMRAIQGLGGEPTLRMGVKKAGPVVTDEGNLVIDVKFANGIETPAELEKTLNNIPGVLENGLFVDTADVILVGEVKDGQPSVREV from the coding sequence ATGAGTGATGATGCCGTCACCCTAATGAAACAACAGGTCGGGAAAGCCGCCGCCGATCGCGTCCAATCGGGAACCATCGTCGGACTCGGAACCGGATCAACCACCGCCTACGCCATCCAATATATTGGCGAACGGCTGCAAAAGGGAGAACTCAAGGATATCAAAGGGATTCCTACCTCCTTCCAAGCCTCGGTGTTGGCCAAGAAATACGGGATTCCCCTCACCAGTCTTGATGAAGTCGATCGCATCGACGTAGCCATTGATGGCGCCGATGAAGTTGATCCCCAAAAACAACTGATTAAAGGCGGTGGCGCGGCCCATACTCGCGAGAAAATTGTCGACTCCCTCGCCGAACAGTTTATCGTCGTGGTAGATTCGTCTAAGTTAGTCGAGAAATTAGGCTTAAGCTTTTTGCTTCCGGTGGAAGTCATCCCTATGGCCATGACTCCGGTGATGCGCGCCATTCAAGGACTCGGCGGTGAACCCACGTTGCGGATGGGAGTCAAGAAAGCTGGCCCCGTTGTCACCGATGAAGGAAATCTGGTGATTGATGTCAAGTTCGCTAATGGAATTGAGACTCCGGCGGAGTTGGAGAAAACCCTCAATAATATCCCTGGGGTGTTGGAGAATGGTTTGTTTGTCGATACCGCTGATGTGATTCTTGTCGGTGAGGTGAAAGACGGCCAGCCTAGCGTTCGGGAGGTTTAG
- a CDS encoding cobalt-precorrin-5B (C(1))-methyltransferase: MQNSGYTLPVFAIAAAKAALLHLQHRQSPQTVKLNLLPDCAEIPIEQVASLDPNRALAITRSDPGANLDLTRNTPIWADVSLDPFSGESLSLVGGEGIGRTETGQAAIYQYARRLAEENLLKLIPPGKTLRVAIILPEGRQLAKRTSNEAFGVLEGLSLLGTHGIAQPHTAVESLETAKTQLQDKSSSEKDLVFCIGSNGLQVAERLNLPETAIVQVGNWLGALLVEAGLHEVRSVLLLGYHGKLVKLAGKIFNTSSHIADGKLEILAAALAQYTNDVKLIREVLDCRTMAEAHQFLEQENLAETVFKDLCDRISQNSQAYVQKYANTHLEIGVILFERQGRIVAQNAIAPQLIAQHQT, from the coding sequence ATGCAAAATTCCGGTTACACCCTCCCAGTGTTTGCTATTGCAGCCGCCAAAGCCGCCTTACTCCATCTGCAACACCGCCAGTCTCCCCAAACCGTCAAACTCAACCTCCTCCCCGATTGTGCCGAAATCCCCATCGAACAAGTCGCCTCCCTCGACCCCAATCGCGCCTTAGCCATTACCCGGAGTGACCCCGGTGCAAACCTCGATTTAACCCGAAATACTCCCATTTGGGCTGATGTTAGCCTAGACCCTTTTTCGGGTGAATCTCTCTCCTTAGTCGGGGGTGAAGGAATTGGCAGAACGGAGACCGGACAAGCCGCCATTTATCAATATGCCCGTCGTTTAGCCGAAGAAAATCTCCTTAAGTTAATTCCCCCAGGAAAAACCCTGCGCGTGGCGATTATTCTCCCGGAAGGACGACAGCTTGCGAAACGAACCTCTAATGAAGCCTTTGGGGTTTTGGAGGGGTTGTCTCTCCTGGGAACTCATGGTATTGCCCAACCTCATACCGCTGTTGAAAGTTTGGAAACTGCCAAAACTCAACTTCAGGACAAAAGTTCTTCAGAAAAAGACCTCGTGTTTTGCATTGGTAGCAATGGCTTACAGGTTGCTGAACGACTGAATCTTCCTGAAACAGCCATTGTGCAAGTGGGCAATTGGTTGGGGGCGTTACTGGTCGAAGCTGGACTCCATGAGGTGCGTTCTGTGTTGCTCCTGGGCTATCATGGAAAACTCGTCAAATTGGCGGGCAAGATTTTTAATACATCGAGCCATATTGCAGATGGAAAATTAGAAATTCTCGCCGCAGCTTTAGCACAATATACTAATGATGTCAAGTTAATTCGTGAGGTTTTAGACTGTCGAACGATGGCTGAGGCTCACCAGTTTTTAGAGCAGGAAAACTTAGCTGAAACTGTATTTAAGGACTTGTGCGATCGCATCAGCCAAAATTCCCAAGCCTACGTACAAAAATACGCGAACACCCACCTAGAAATCGGTGTCATTCTCTTTGAACGCCAGGGGAGGATTGTGGCTCAAAATGCGATCGCCCCCCAACTCATCGCCCAACATCAGACCTAA
- a CDS encoding DUF2281 domain-containing protein, whose protein sequence is MTPSITDTSNSLSETILEKLQDLPETQQQQILDYIEFLAQKYPKPQPRSPKPRVAGLHRGKVWISDDMNAPPPAGARCRCLVTRR, encoded by the coding sequence ATGACCCCCTCCATCACTGACACCAGCAATTCCCTCTCTGAGACGATTCTGGAGAAACTCCAAGACTTACCCGAGACGCAACAGCAACAGATTTTAGACTACATCGAGTTTCTGGCCCAGAAATATCCTAAACCGCAGCCGCGATCGCCCAAACCCCGCGTCGCTGGCCTCCATCGGGGCAAAGTTTGGATATCTGACGATATGAATGCTCCCCCACCTGCTGGCGCGAGGTGTAGGTGTCTTGTCACAAGGCGTTAG
- a CDS encoding peroxiredoxin, which produces MTLQLGDIAPDFTQDSSAGTINFHEWAGDSWVVLFSHPADYTPVCTTELGEVAKLKGEFEKRNAKVIALSVDDSDSHKGWIGDIEETQGTAINYPILADADRKISDLYGMIHPKADAKVTVRTVFVIDPSKKLRLTITYPPSTGRNFQEILRVIDSLQLTDNYQVATPVNWNDGDDCVVSPKIATEDAKKQFPKGVEEIKPYLRMTPQPNK; this is translated from the coding sequence ATGACCCTACAACTCGGAGACATCGCCCCCGACTTTACCCAGGATTCCTCCGCAGGAACCATCAACTTCCATGAGTGGGCCGGCGATAGCTGGGTGGTCTTATTCTCCCACCCCGCCGACTATACCCCCGTTTGCACCACCGAACTCGGGGAAGTCGCCAAACTCAAAGGAGAATTTGAGAAACGCAACGCCAAAGTCATCGCCCTCAGTGTCGATGACAGCGACTCTCACAAAGGCTGGATTGGCGACATCGAAGAAACCCAAGGAACCGCCATCAACTATCCCATTTTGGCCGATGCAGACCGCAAAATCTCGGATCTCTACGGGATGATTCACCCCAAAGCCGATGCTAAAGTGACAGTCCGCACGGTGTTTGTCATCGATCCCAGCAAAAAACTGCGTCTGACGATTACCTATCCCCCCAGTACCGGACGCAACTTCCAAGAAATCCTACGTGTTATCGACTCCCTACAACTGACGGACAACTACCAAGTCGCCACCCCCGTCAACTGGAACGATGGCGACGATTGTGTGGTGTCCCCCAAAATCGCTACAGAAGACGCCAAAAAACAATTCCCCAAAGGAGTCGAAGAAATCAAACCCTACCTGCGCATGACTCCCCAACCGAACAAATAA
- a CDS encoding PAS domain S-box protein: MLTSAILRDPPQIPLQTSIGEAIALLEASRIDSNAGEGGVLVVMSQSPEPQPLGLLTPNAITAQLAATPSLDHSLQQNHLIPIISLPESRYQDIEEVQQLFQEHQVPYLLLVDKAGEITGLLSRQRLRSLLFPDSGLYSDICDNLTPFFETSLNLLTIVDRQGRFYRVNPAWETVLGYPRSTLLGQPLCNFIHPEDHQATLAAMAQLNQGQAVEGFVNRYRDQQGDYHYVEWYAQPYGNFIYANARDITSRKQLERELKKWQLHLQAAQRIAHLGSWEFDATTGEITWSKEVFRILGQDIALGPPDYDKLLQIYHPDDRPEHDRLVQRALREGEPYDLECRVLHDDGHLSYIQARGEPGLDENGQVVNIMGTILDITERKQQELHLLQTTAQLEASNRELEAFAYSVSHDLRAPLRAIDGFSQSLIEDYGDRLDAEAQDYFKRIRRNVSRMSQLIDDLLRLSRVSRVAIEPQVVNLSELAQEIAAELQEREPEHSITLEIAPQLTLNADPSLMEMMLTNLLENAWKFTRYQPQAQIELGRGSSLQETLKTTPERVQGLPLADAADKLNPRLLDAPVYFLRDNGAGFDMKYSKMLFGVFQRLHDTQEFPGTGIGLATVQRIVQRHGGLIWAKGQVGKGATFYFVIP, encoded by the coding sequence ATGTTGACCTCTGCCATCCTACGTGACCCTCCCCAGATACCGCTTCAGACCTCGATCGGGGAGGCGATCGCCCTCCTCGAAGCATCCAGGATAGACTCTAATGCGGGAGAGGGGGGAGTCCTAGTGGTGATGAGTCAAAGTCCGGAACCTCAACCCCTGGGCCTATTGACTCCGAACGCCATCACAGCACAACTGGCGGCGACTCCTTCCTTAGACCATTCCCTTCAGCAAAACCACCTCATCCCCATTATTAGCTTACCTGAATCCCGCTATCAGGATATCGAAGAGGTGCAACAGCTCTTTCAGGAGCATCAAGTCCCCTATCTCTTGCTAGTTGATAAAGCGGGGGAGATTACGGGCCTGCTGAGTCGTCAACGACTGCGATCGCTCCTGTTCCCAGACTCAGGACTATACTCAGACATCTGCGATAACTTAACCCCCTTCTTTGAAACCTCCTTAAACCTCCTCACCATCGTCGATCGTCAAGGGCGATTTTATCGGGTTAATCCCGCCTGGGAGACGGTTCTCGGATATCCCCGCAGTACCCTATTGGGTCAACCGTTATGCAACTTCATCCATCCCGAGGATCACCAGGCCACCCTAGCCGCCATGGCCCAACTCAACCAGGGACAAGCCGTGGAGGGATTTGTCAATCGCTATCGCGACCAACAGGGCGACTATCACTATGTAGAGTGGTATGCTCAGCCCTATGGCAACTTTATCTACGCCAACGCCCGAGATATTACCTCCCGTAAACAACTCGAACGGGAGTTGAAAAAATGGCAACTTCATCTGCAAGCCGCGCAACGCATCGCTCATCTGGGGAGTTGGGAATTTGACGCCACCACCGGCGAAATTACCTGGTCTAAGGAGGTCTTTCGGATTTTAGGGCAGGATATAGCCCTCGGCCCGCCAGACTATGACAAACTCTTACAAATCTATCACCCTGACGATCGCCCCGAACATGATCGGCTGGTTCAACGGGCACTCAGGGAGGGAGAACCCTATGATTTAGAATGTCGCGTTCTCCATGACGACGGCCATCTCTCCTATATTCAGGCCCGAGGAGAACCGGGGTTGGATGAAAACGGCCAAGTCGTGAACATTATGGGGACGATTTTGGATATCACCGAGCGCAAACAGCAAGAACTGCATCTGCTGCAAACCACCGCTCAACTCGAAGCCTCCAATCGGGAACTCGAAGCCTTCGCCTACTCCGTCTCCCATGACTTGCGCGCACCCTTACGGGCCATTGACGGCTTTAGTCAGTCCTTAATCGAAGACTACGGCGATCGCCTTGATGCAGAGGCTCAGGATTACTTTAAACGGATTCGCCGCAATGTCAGCCGCATGAGTCAGCTGATTGATGATCTCCTGCGTCTGTCTCGCGTCTCCCGAGTCGCCATTGAGCCGCAAGTGGTGAATCTCTCGGAGCTGGCCCAGGAAATCGCCGCCGAGTTACAGGAGAGGGAACCCGAGCATTCCATCACCTTAGAGATTGCGCCCCAGTTGACGCTCAACGCAGACCCCTCCTTGATGGAGATGATGTTAACCAATCTCTTAGAAAACGCCTGGAAATTTACCCGTTATCAACCTCAAGCCCAAATTGAGCTGGGGCGAGGTTCCTCACTCCAAGAGACTCTAAAAACAACCCCCGAGCGGGTTCAGGGACTCCCCCTAGCCGACGCCGCAGACAAGCTCAATCCTCGCCTTTTAGATGCACCAGTTTATTTTCTACGCGATAATGGAGCTGGCTTTGATATGAAGTACAGTAAAATGCTATTCGGGGTCTTCCAGCGTCTCCATGATACCCAAGAATTTCCGGGAACTGGCATCGGCTTAGCCACGGTTCAGCGGATTGTTCAACGCCATGGAGGACTGATTTGGGCTAAGGGTCAAGTCGGTAAAGGGGCAACCTTTTACTTTGTCATCCCTTAA